Genomic segment of Mesotoga sp. UBA6090:
AATCGGTACTTTGAAAACCCTCGGGTCGATTCTGCACTTGTCCACGGAGCGCCCCCTGCTTCTGCTGTTATTCGCAAGCAAAAATTCCGGAAAGTCATATCCGGTAACCTGATTATATAATAATAAGTCACTTTCGGCTCGCTGCCCATGCTGTTTCTTGTGAAATAGACCAGTCCAAAAAAAACCGGCCATCAGGCCGGCAGAGAAGATGATTCTTTTTTATATCCAGTCGATAGAGATCTTCGACATATCTGACTTTACGTTGATCTGGCAGGTCGTCACGGCCCTGTCGATATTGGTCGAGACGTATCCCTTTTCTCTCTCCATAAGATTGTTGAAGTTACTCCAGTTCAACTCCCCTTCGTGAACAATACTAAGTCCAACATCCTTTGGTGCCCTGATGTTCAGGGAAGTAACTTCGCAGTCAATATCGATTATTGAGTCACGCCGCTCAGAAGGGATTATTGACAGCCTGGACAATGAGGTTTTGATTGTAGCCCTATCTAGATTCAGACTCGAAAAGTCAAGAACTGTATCAGCTCCATCAAGTGTGGCCTCAACCCTGAGAATGGGCTCAGCATTGATCTCAAGGTTCATTCTTGACTTCGACATAACACTCGAAACCCCGGATTTTGCCTTGCACTTCGCCTTCAAAACGCCTCTAGCCTTATCCATATCGTATTTCAGATCTCCATTGAAACTCAGCTTATCGAAACTTACATTTGCGTCTATACCGTTTGAAGTGTTGTCCATCATTAGTACCTTCGTTAGGTTTGCCTCGAGTTCTATTTCGAGCTCATCAAACTCCTTCGGTCTCGAGATGTTCAGGACCTGTCTAGTGGAGCTTTGTGTTTTTCCTAGCTTAAAGCTTTTTTTGAAAAGAGTAACTATGCCCCAACCAACGATATACGATCCAATCATGGCCACTATGAGCTCCCAGAAGCCCCAACCCCTGAAGCCCCTGATAACATTCCACCCAATCAAAAGGTCGGTGACAAGAATCGCACCGAAGATGAGACTGCCCATGTATTCCGCCTTGAATCTTCTGAATATCTTAAATCCCTGATAGAGGAATACAATGGCAAAGAAGATCTCTATTGTGAAAGCAAAGCTAGGAATTATGTGTGTAACCGACAGAATGATCAATATCCCCAGAAAAATCGCGAAAAGCGCACCAAATTTCATTGCTAATCACCTTCTTTCTTTTCTCTGGTCAAGTTAGGTTCTTCAGGAGTATCAACTTTCTCAGGAGACTCCTGAAGCTCTTTGCTTTCTGTATCTTCGTCCTTCATCACTACATCTATGGAGTTCTTAAGCTTCTTGAGCTCTTCATCAACTTCGAGCATCTCTTCTATTTCCTTCTCAGAATAGCCTAGAACTCCTAGCATCTCCAGAGCGTACTCCTTTGTCAGCTTGCCTTCCTTGAAAAGTCTCAGTATCTTCTTAGTCTCCTGATCCTGGAGATTCTCTTCAACCACAGCGGCTCTGTAGGACCTGTTCTCTTCCGAAGAAGCAGGAGAAGATTCGACCTTGACATCTTTTGCGGGCGCTCCTCTGTACTTGGCACTTATTAGGAGATCACCAGACACGCTGCTCATCTTAAGATACTCCTGTGGTTCACCATTTCCATATCTATAGTGCTTCTTGTCAACCTTCACCAGT
This window contains:
- a CDS encoding DUF4097 family beta strand repeat-containing protein, with the protein product VASNYRRGKFGSVSGDLSIKGIPPMERDTSVSTVSGDAIISYSGEPRFDATISSVSGDVSSDMGLVKVDKKHYRYGNGEPQEYLKMSSVSGDLLISAKYRGAPAKDVKVESSPASSEENRSYRAAVVEENLQDQETKKILRLFKEGKLTKEYALEMLGVLGYSEKEIEEMLEVDEELKKLKNSIDVVMKDEDTESKELQESPEKVDTPEEPNLTREKKEGD